In Calothrix sp. PCC 7507, one DNA window encodes the following:
- a CDS encoding magnesium chelatase subunit H gives MFTHVKSTIRHIAPDNLRGRNLIKVVYVVLESQYQSALSQAVRTINANHPNLAIEISGYLIEELRDPENYEEFKREIQSANIFIASLIFIEDLAQKVVAAVEPYRDRLDVSVVFPSMPEVMRLNKMGSFSLAQLGQSKSAIAQFMRKRKEKSGAGFQDGMLKLLRTLPQVLKFLPMEKAQDARNFMLSFQYWLGGSPENLENFLLMLADKYVLKGVENNNFAAVDYQAPVVYPDLGIWHPLAPSMFEDVREYLNWYNSRKDISKDLKDPLAPCVGLVLQRTHLVTGDDAHYVAIVQELESLGARVLSVFAGGLDFSKPVDAYFYEPTTNKPLVDAVISLTGFALVGGPARQDHPKAIDALKRLNRPYMVALPLVFQTTEEWMDSDLGLHPIQVALQIAIPELDGAIEPIILSGRDGTTGKAIALRDRVEVVAQRALKWANLRRKPKLDKKVAITVFSFPPDKGNVGTAAYLDVFGSIYEVMKGLKNNGYDLPELPESAAALMQEVIHDAQAQYASPELNIAYKMSVPEYEELTPYSQRLEENWGPPPGHLNSDGQNLLIYGKQFGNVFIGVQPTFGYEGDPMRLLFSRSASPHHGFAAYYTYLERVWQADAVLHFGTHGSLEFMPGKQMGMSGDCYPDQLIGTIPNLYYYAANNPSEATIAKRRSYAETISYLTPPAENAGLYKGLKELSELIASYQTLKDSGRGISIVNSIMDKCRIVNLDKDIDLPETDARDMSADERDNIVGSVYRRLMEIESRLLPCGLHVIGKPPTAEEAIATLVNIASLDRQEEEIQGLPGIIANSLGRKIDDIYKNNDAGILADVQLLQDITLATRAAVTALVQEQIDAEGRVSLVSKLNFFNMGKKEPWVEALHQAGYTKVDTSALKPLFEYLEFCLKQVCADNELGGLLQGLEGEYILPGPGGDPIRNPDVLPTGKNIHALDPQSIPTTAAVQSAKIVVDRLLARNKAENDGKWPETIACVLWGTDNIKTYGESLAQIMWMVGVRPVADALGRVNKLELISLEELGRPRIDVVINCSGVFRDLFINQMNLLDQGVKMAAEADEPLELNFVRKHALQQAEDMGINLRQAATRVFSNASGSYSSNINLAVENSTWDSEAELQEMYLNRKSFAFNSDNPGVMDESRQIFETTLKTADATFQNLDSSEISLTDVSHYFDSDPTKLVASLRADGKKPSSYIADTTTANAQVRTLSETVRLDARTKLLNPKWYEGMLSHGYEGVRELSKRLVNTTGWSATAGAVDNWIYEDTNETFIKDEEMQKRLLNLNPHSFRKIVSTLLEVNGRGYWETSEENLDRLRELYQEVEDRIEGIE, from the coding sequence ATGTTCACCCACGTCAAGTCCACCATTAGACATATTGCGCCTGATAACTTACGCGGACGTAATTTAATCAAGGTGGTCTATGTCGTGCTTGAGTCCCAGTACCAGAGTGCTTTGTCGCAAGCGGTTCGCACAATTAATGCGAACCACCCAAACCTGGCGATTGAAATCAGCGGGTACTTGATTGAAGAACTTCGAGACCCAGAGAATTACGAAGAGTTCAAAAGAGAGATTCAGAGTGCTAATATCTTCATTGCATCTTTGATTTTCATCGAAGACTTAGCGCAGAAAGTAGTAGCAGCAGTGGAACCATACCGCGATCGCCTGGATGTTTCTGTTGTTTTCCCTTCTATGCCAGAAGTAATGCGCCTCAACAAAATGGGCAGCTTTTCTCTAGCACAGCTAGGTCAATCTAAGAGTGCGATCGCTCAATTCATGCGGAAACGCAAAGAAAAATCTGGTGCAGGATTCCAAGATGGGATGCTAAAGCTATTGCGAACACTACCGCAAGTGCTAAAGTTTCTGCCGATGGAAAAAGCACAGGATGCCAGAAATTTCATGCTCAGTTTTCAGTATTGGCTAGGGGGTTCACCAGAAAATCTGGAAAACTTCTTGCTCATGCTAGCTGATAAATATGTATTAAAAGGTGTAGAGAATAACAATTTTGCAGCTGTTGACTATCAAGCGCCTGTGGTTTATCCCGATCTAGGGATTTGGCATCCACTAGCGCCCAGCATGTTTGAGGATGTGAGAGAGTACCTCAATTGGTACAACAGCCGTAAGGATATCTCTAAGGATCTTAAAGATCCCTTAGCCCCTTGTGTTGGGTTGGTATTACAACGTACCCACTTAGTCACAGGTGATGATGCTCATTATGTAGCCATAGTGCAGGAATTAGAATCACTAGGCGCACGGGTACTGTCGGTGTTTGCTGGTGGGTTGGATTTTTCTAAGCCAGTCGATGCTTACTTCTACGAACCAACTACCAACAAGCCATTAGTCGATGCAGTAATTTCCTTGACTGGGTTTGCGTTGGTGGGTGGGCCAGCTAGACAAGATCATCCCAAAGCGATTGATGCACTCAAACGCTTAAATCGTCCTTACATGGTGGCGTTACCCTTAGTCTTCCAAACCACAGAAGAGTGGATGGATAGCGATTTGGGGTTACATCCAATTCAAGTAGCGCTGCAAATTGCCATACCGGAATTAGATGGAGCTATTGAGCCGATTATATTATCTGGTAGAGATGGGACAACTGGGAAGGCGATCGCCCTACGCGATCGTGTGGAAGTCGTCGCCCAACGTGCTTTAAAATGGGCTAACCTCCGCCGTAAGCCTAAACTTGATAAAAAAGTTGCCATCACCGTTTTCAGCTTCCCACCAGATAAAGGTAACGTTGGTACTGCTGCATACCTGGATGTATTTGGTTCCATCTACGAAGTGATGAAGGGGCTAAAAAACAACGGTTACGACTTACCGGAATTACCAGAATCAGCCGCAGCGTTGATGCAAGAAGTGATCCACGATGCCCAAGCACAGTACGCTAGCCCTGAGTTAAACATTGCCTATAAAATGTCGGTACCAGAGTATGAGGAACTTACCCCTTACTCTCAACGCTTAGAAGAAAACTGGGGACCACCTCCAGGACATCTCAACAGCGATGGGCAAAACTTGCTAATTTATGGTAAGCAATTTGGTAATGTCTTCATTGGTGTCCAACCCACCTTTGGTTATGAAGGCGATCCCATGCGGCTGTTATTCTCCCGTTCTGCTAGCCCTCATCATGGATTTGCTGCCTACTACACATACTTAGAACGGGTTTGGCAAGCCGACGCTGTGTTACACTTTGGTACTCACGGTTCTCTGGAATTCATGCCCGGTAAACAGATGGGGATGTCTGGTGATTGTTATCCAGACCAACTAATTGGCACAATTCCTAACCTGTATTACTACGCAGCGAATAACCCCAGTGAAGCGACAATTGCCAAGCGCCGCAGTTATGCTGAGACAATTTCTTACCTCACACCTCCCGCTGAGAATGCAGGTTTATACAAAGGTTTAAAAGAACTCAGCGAATTAATCGCTTCTTACCAAACCTTGAAAGATAGCGGACGCGGTATTTCCATTGTCAACAGCATCATGGATAAATGCCGGATCGTCAATCTGGATAAGGATATCGACTTGCCAGAAACCGATGCTAGAGATATGTCTGCCGATGAGCGGGATAATATCGTAGGCAGCGTTTACCGCAGGTTGATGGAAATTGAATCGCGGTTGTTGCCTTGTGGATTGCATGTGATTGGTAAACCACCAACTGCAGAAGAGGCGATCGCTACTTTAGTCAACATCGCCAGTTTAGATCGTCAAGAAGAAGAAATTCAAGGCTTACCCGGAATTATCGCCAATAGTCTGGGACGCAAAATTGACGATATCTACAAAAATAACGATGCAGGGATTTTGGCAGATGTCCAATTATTACAAGACATCACCTTAGCAACCCGTGCAGCTGTAACTGCTTTAGTGCAAGAACAAATCGACGCTGAAGGTAGAGTTTCCCTCGTTTCCAAGTTGAATTTCTTCAACATGGGCAAAAAAGAACCTTGGGTAGAAGCATTGCATCAAGCAGGCTATACCAAAGTTGACACCTCTGCGTTAAAACCCCTGTTTGAATATTTGGAATTCTGCTTAAAGCAAGTTTGTGCAGATAACGAACTAGGTGGACTACTCCAAGGCTTAGAAGGCGAATATATTCTACCTGGCCCTGGTGGCGATCCCATCCGCAACCCGGATGTATTACCCACAGGCAAAAATATCCACGCCCTCGATCCCCAATCCATCCCCACAACTGCCGCAGTACAATCAGCTAAAATCGTTGTAGATAGGCTGTTGGCACGAAACAAAGCCGAAAACGATGGAAAATGGCCAGAAACCATCGCCTGCGTCCTCTGGGGAACCGATAACATCAAAACTTACGGTGAATCCCTAGCCCAAATTATGTGGATGGTCGGGGTACGTCCAGTTGCTGACGCCTTGGGAAGGGTGAACAAGTTGGAATTGATATCTTTAGAAGAGTTGGGACGCCCTAGAATTGACGTAGTAATCAACTGTTCTGGAGTATTCCGCGACTTGTTCATCAACCAAATGAACCTCCTAGATCAAGGCGTGAAGATGGCGGCAGAAGCTGATGAACCCTTGGAATTAAACTTTGTTCGCAAACATGCCTTGCAACAAGCCGAAGACATGGGAATAAATCTGCGTCAAGCAGCAACTCGTGTTTTCTCCAACGCTTCCGGTTCCTACTCGTCAAATATTAACTTGGCGGTAGAAAACAGCACTTGGGATAGTGAAGCCGAGTTACAGGAAATGTACCTGAATCGCAAATCCTTCGCCTTCAATTCCGATAACCCTGGTGTGATGGATGAGTCTCGGCAGATTTTTGAAACTACCTTGAAAACTGCAGATGCAACCTTCCAAAATCTGGATTCTTCCGAGATTAGCTTAACCGACGTTTCCCACTACTTCGATTCAGATCCCACCAAGTTAGTTGCAAGTCTGCGTGCTGATGGTAAGAAACCATCATCTTACATTGCAGATACTACCACAGCTAATGCACAGGTGCGGACATTATCAGAAACCGTGCGTTTGGATGCGCGTACTAAGTTATTAAATCCCAAATGGTACGAGGGAATGCTATCTCACGGTTACGAAGGTGTGCGCGAACTCTCCAAACGGTTGGTAAATACAACAGGTTGGAGTGCGACAGCCGGCGCTGTGGATAACTGGATTTACGAAGATACCAACGAAACCTTCATCAAAGATGAAGAAATGCAGAAACGGTTGCTGAACCTCAACCCCCATTCTTTCCGCAAGATTGTATCAACTTTGTTGGAAGTGAATGGACGCGGTTATTGGGAGACTAGCGAGGAGAATTTAGATCGCCTCCGCGAGTTGTACCAAGAAGTTGAAGACCGAATTGAAGGGATTGAGTAG
- a CDS encoding DNA sulfur modification protein DndB, whose translation MALVIPCVKGRMGNTDFYQATMKARDLVQGVRPANELDEWTTMSIEERLQREADPKRIKEEIAPYIAQSKDRFFGSMIVLVYKGEIYFDTIRDWVSNKAPRAYQSVADDIGVVTIQSGSLIVLDGQHRLLALRQVIMNEVTGECREEVPNDDICVIFIHHESNEKTRRIFNKVNRYAKPTSRGDNIITSEDDRSAIVARRLLSEGAPLGVKTKSSKGSDELIVEWKNNTIAARSAKLTTISVVYETVKLILKDKGVTLDPTSRPTEEELEQYYELVEQFYNTVLEGLQPYKEALIDSSHIPQMRKDEQPYSLLFKPIGQLALFRGLIAATRNNRLSLSEAVERVNKIDWRMTSDIWKNFLVAPSGTMLRGEQPPVQTGKLIEYMIAADKMIQQDIEAIHREYNLAHGVDINDHDVELMPLPKPVVEPVSGFIKSLV comes from the coding sequence ATGGCTTTAGTCATCCCCTGTGTCAAAGGACGGATGGGCAATACTGATTTTTACCAGGCAACAATGAAGGCTCGTGACTTAGTACAAGGGGTACGTCCAGCGAACGAACTTGATGAATGGACAACTATGAGTATTGAAGAACGACTGCAACGTGAAGCAGATCCAAAACGTATTAAGGAAGAGATTGCTCCATACATTGCTCAATCCAAAGATCGCTTTTTTGGTTCAATGATTGTCTTAGTTTATAAGGGAGAAATTTACTTTGATACAATAAGAGACTGGGTATCTAATAAGGCTCCACGAGCTTACCAATCAGTAGCAGACGATATTGGAGTCGTTACTATTCAAAGTGGCTCTCTCATAGTGTTAGATGGTCAACACCGACTTCTCGCTCTTAGGCAGGTGATTATGAATGAGGTCACTGGAGAGTGTCGCGAGGAAGTACCTAACGATGATATTTGCGTAATTTTTATCCATCATGAAAGTAATGAAAAAACTAGACGTATCTTCAATAAGGTCAACCGCTATGCCAAACCAACAAGTCGGGGTGATAATATCATCACTAGTGAAGATGACCGTAGTGCTATAGTCGCGCGTCGGTTATTAAGTGAAGGAGCTCCACTTGGGGTGAAAACAAAGAGCAGCAAGGGTAGTGACGAATTGATAGTTGAGTGGAAGAACAACACCATTGCTGCTCGAAGTGCGAAGCTTACAACTATCAGTGTTGTCTATGAGACTGTAAAGTTAATTCTCAAGGATAAAGGTGTAACGCTTGACCCCACTTCCCGCCCAACAGAAGAAGAACTTGAGCAATACTATGAATTGGTTGAACAGTTCTATAACACGGTATTGGAGGGGTTACAACCTTATAAGGAAGCACTCATTGATAGCAGCCATATACCACAAATGCGTAAGGATGAGCAGCCATACTCACTACTCTTCAAGCCAATTGGACAACTTGCTCTGTTCAGAGGTTTAATCGCTGCAACACGCAACAATCGTTTAAGCCTTTCTGAAGCCGTGGAACGAGTTAATAAGATTGACTGGCGAATGACCTCAGATATTTGGAAGAATTTTTTGGTTGCTCCCAGTGGAACGATGCTCAGAGGTGAACAGCCACCAGTTCAGACAGGCAAACTAATAGAATACATGATTGCTGCCGATAAGATGATACAACAAGATATTGAGGCTATTCATAGGGAATACAACCTTGCACATGGTGTCGATATCAATGATCATGATGTTGAACTAATGCCTTTGCCTAAGCCTGTAGTTGAGCCAGTATCCGGATTCATAAAGTCTTTAGTCTAA
- a CDS encoding type II toxin-antitoxin system HicA family toxin, with protein MSQKDKLLAKILLGTSDANIPFTQLCQLLCSLGFDERIRGSHHIFTQEGIEEILNLQPKGSQAKAYQVKQVRAVILKYQLGGQDDASL; from the coding sequence TTGAGTCAAAAAGACAAGCTTCTGGCTAAAATTCTATTGGGTACATCTGATGCAAACATTCCATTTACCCAACTATGTCAACTGTTATGCAGTCTAGGGTTTGATGAACGTATTCGCGGAAGTCACCATATTTTTACGCAAGAGGGAATAGAAGAAATTCTTAATCTTCAACCTAAAGGTTCTCAAGCCAAAGCCTATCAAGTTAAACAAGTTCGTGCAGTAATTCTCAAGTACCAGCTAGGAGGTCAAGATGACGCTTCATTATGA